In Solanum lycopersicum chromosome 3, SLM_r2.1, the genomic stretch ATATTCTCAAAGTCTTAGTTAATCTCCTCAactttgtatgaaaattccacATAGGATTTCCAATTACATCTCTTTTCCAACATTTTTCCACAGTTTCTAGAAAAGAATCATTCTCAGTCCAACAGTtcagaaatttaaaatacttaatagtATTAGATTGAATATCACATATTTCCATCAATAAGGGACAATGATCAGACCCTACTGAAGGGAGATGAGTAATACTAGAATGAGGAATTGTTTCTATCCATTTATCATTAGTCATACCCCTGTCTAGTCTTTTCCAGATCCTTGCACCATCTTTCCTATGATTACACCAAGTGTAATCCTGACCATGATATCCCATGTCCACTAAACCACAAGcctcaataatattaataaactcCAAACTCTTGTTTATATTATAGTCTCTCCCCCCCAGTTTCTCACTAGTAGAGGTGATAACATTGAAGTCTCCAATAATACTCCAAGGATACATGGTTTCAGACCTTTTTAGCATAATATCCCAAAGGGGTTTCCTTAACTGATCCTTACACTTAGCATATACATAGGTGATAATAAACTTTTCACTACATTTCTCATGACTCACCTCACAAGTCACCTGTTGCTGATCACTTTCCAAGATATCACAAGTAATGTCATTAGACCAAAACAGCCAAATTTTGTTATTAGAGTTACTAAAACTATGATTCATGATTAATTGCATTCTACAAGAATCTATATTATCTTGATTAGAAAAAGGTTCTAAAATAGCTATCATAGACAGGTTATGCATTTTTCTGAGATTAATCAATCTCTCTAATGCACCAAAAGTATTTATGCTCCTCACATTCTAACATAGAAACTTAATCATTAAATTCCTCTACTCCTAGCTCTAGTATTAGGCTTACTATGACTAgtaagtttattttgttttacaaGCTTTCTTCCTCTAGGTGACAGACCTTGTTTGCCAGTTACATCTCtaatttcatcaacattagaggACTGAAGCAAAGGGCCTTTTTGACTATGGGCAGAGGTGTTAAATTCCTCTCCTGGTTCAATACCATCTCCTAAAGATTGTGTATCCACATCAAATTCATCTTCAGAATCAGGTTCCCTATATTCATCCACATTCTCATCTCTTTGATGTTCAATAGGGTTATTACCAGTAGTAagttgatttttattattatttttagtaataatcTGATGAGGAATATTAATAATCTGTTTATCAGGGGGTTCTTTGTCAATATTACTAGAAATCCCCTGTTCAAcaactttattttttcctttatcatAATTAACATGCTGAGTACTAGTATCCACCTGACCTCTTCCAACCTCACCTCCATCAGTTACTCCAACATTATCACTATAAGGGATTGCTGGGGAGGGGAGTATTGATTCAATACCTGCTTTGTTTATATTGTCCTGTTGATGAATAGACTGATGATCCATAGTAACCTGACTTTCCAATCTTGACTATTTGTTCCTTTTGTCTTTTTgtatttgaatttcttctgTATATGCTTGACTTTGATCATGCTGATGATCATTGTAATGATCCATGCTAACTCCAACAGGTGTATGATCCTGTGATTCAAGGTCAATATAGGTGTTTTTAGTAGAAATTGTGATCATACCTGTTTGAGGCTGTTGTTGATGAGTAACAATCTTGTTATTGTTGAATCTAACTTGTTGGTTGTTGTTCCTTCTTTTTTGTGTTTGCCATTCTTCTTGTATCTCTTGTTGCTGGGCTTCAACACCTTGTTATAAAGGTTGAAGATGTTCCATCTCACTTCTACCAATGTCCAAATTCTGAGTAGTCTGTAAATCTGCAGAAACATGTTGAACATTATCTTTCCTAGGTCTGTTTTTTTCtaattcctttctttttttattttcctcatCCCTTTGTTTAACTATACAATCAGATTCCTTATGGCCTTGATGTTTGCAATAAAAACAGTAGTTAGGGATGCTATCATATTCAATCTTTTGCCACCTTCCATCAGTAATATCCTCACCTATATATCCCATCCAAATGTGGGGGGGTCTGTCCTTAGTTAAGTCAACTTGCACCTTAACTCTAGCTTGACTACCTCTAGTTTTATTGATGGATGCAGAATCTAGATACAAGACTCTACCTATAGGTGAAAGCAGGCTAGTTATGAACTGTTTATTGTAACAATGCCAAGGTAATTCAGGCAAAGAGATCCAAATGGGAACTAAAGGAGTTTCTTCCTCAGGTGTAAAATTTGGAGTCCATGCTTGAATTCTCATTACTTGCCCTTCAATAGTCATTCTTTGTTTAGTCCAAACCATATTGTAGTCAAGTTCATTGTCAAGATCTATGTACACATGTCTAGAATTAAAATGAGCTATTTTAACCCCCCCAGACAATTGAGTTTGGAGGATAAAGTTTTTCCTTATTAGCTCAATTCTAGGCATTGTATAGATGAATTTTCCTATTAAGGTGAACTTACATGTAGATGCCAAGTCTTTCACTATTTCCTCTTTGTTATATAAAACAGCAGGGAGGCCTTGTTTAGTAGTAATCTCAGGTTCAGACAGCTTAATGTTCTCCCCTCTCATGTTTTGATTATACCTAAGTCTGTCAGCATATGTTTGAACAACCGTATAGGGTGCAGGTTCAGGTATATGATCTTTCTTAGGAAACTTGTTAGCTCCTGAAAGAATATCGTTCCTATCATTTCCAATTCTAGTTAAAGGTCTATCAAAATTACTAGTCAATTTAGGAAAATCATTTTGGTAATCTTGATTTCTAACTGAAACAGAGTTAGTTCTATTAGTAACATTCACCAATTCATCATTCTTAGAATTCAAATTGGTTGATACGAAATTACCTTGACCCATATGTGCTTTAGTAGGAATTGCAGATGAAAGAATACCAGCCTGCATATGATTTGAAGGCTGAACATCATCCTTTGAAGCAAGAAATCGTGTGGATCTTGAGTTTTGTTGTTCGATCTCCTTGTCCTTGTTAATAGTTGGATTTCTTTGTTGATCAATCTCCTTTTCCTTGTTAAGATTGGGATTTCTTTGTTGATTTTGAATAGATCGATTCCTTTGTGGATTTTGACCATCGCGATTTCTATTTTCCCTTCCTTGCGATGCGATTTCCTCACCTTCTTGTCGCGAATCACTCATTCGATCATTTTTTCCACCAATCTGTTGAGAATATGAATCGCAACCTCGAGATAATTCCCCAG encodes the following:
- the LOC138347722 gene encoding uncharacterized protein, producing MAGNPADERFRPPDPPLETGNPTIQSKNQDVADSASSSSSQRREKAVHVATIEADIDASRHNNEKDLNLSCKEGESERGEKQMGDGKIASQNLAAKSSLRPGQSHDNRQESHTGELSRGCDSYSQQIGGKNDRMSDSRQEGEEIASQGRENRNRDGQNPQRNRSIQNQQRNPNLNKEKEIDQQRNPTINKDKEIEQQNSRSTRFLASKDDVQPSNHMQAGILSSAIPTKAHMGQGNFVSTNLNSKNDELVNVTNRTNSVSVRNQDYQNDFPKLTSNFDRPLTRIGNDRNDILSGANKFPKKDHIPEPAPYTVVQTYADRLRYNQNMRGENIKLSEPEITTKQGLPAVLYNKEEIVKDLASTCVEAQQQEIQEEWQTQKRRNNNQQVRFNNNKIVTHQQQPQTGMITISTKNTYIDLESQDHTPVGVSMDHYNDHQHDQSQAYTEEIQIQKDKRNK